A DNA window from bacterium contains the following coding sequences:
- a CDS encoding (2Fe-2S)-binding protein, with amino-acid sequence MIDVKFTIGEETQTFSVEPGVNLLASAIEAGVPIEYVCKSGRCCTCKVKVLAGEKNLSAPNHNETFRLGRDKIKRNWRLACQSTVNGPIEVVHNVFLRTGQP; translated from the coding sequence ATGATCGATGTGAAGTTCACGATTGGCGAAGAGACCCAGACCTTCTCGGTGGAGCCCGGGGTCAATCTGCTGGCGTCGGCCATCGAGGCGGGAGTCCCCATCGAGTACGTGTGCAAGTCTGGCCGGTGCTGCACGTGCAAGGTCAAGGTCCTGGCCGGGGAGAAGAACCTCAGCGCCCCTAATCACAACGAGACCTTCCGCCTAGGCCGGGACAAGATCAAGCGGAACTGGCGTCTCGCCTGCCAATCCACCGTCAACGGGCCCATCGAGGTCGTGCACAACGTCTTCCTCAGGACGGGGCAGCCATAG